Within Scomber scombrus chromosome 12, fScoSco1.1, whole genome shotgun sequence, the genomic segment aaaagatcatcatttacaaaaattaaaaaaaaaaattcaaatactttgtttccaaacactttatattactgaaaacttgtaaaaaaagatgtgaagcgtgttaagtaaattgatttatttcaagatgaatcatggtcgcaccacatgactctttttaaggccagtgccaattaatcttgaaaaacccccactaaaatcacttaatttcaaatgtatattatggatcttcagttacacaacattctgaatgtttgaactactgcattagatatgcttgttttttattattctacaattgagttgttctaaatccttatgcGTCATTGACCCAGGTAGGAACCATTATTTTAATGCTGATGCCAACATCATAGGCTGACAGCCATAACATATTTGTCTCAGATCATGGGTTTCATTGCATGCACTATTTAATCAGAGAGATAATGAAGAGGTCAACCAAGATATTTCATTAATTTTGTATGTCATTatgaataaaagaaatatgATACAGATACTGTCTGATGTTCTTAGATTGGTTGCTGCAATACTTAAGTAATGAAATCCTGACAAGCAACTTATCTCAGTTGATCCAGTTTGTCTACTTATTAAAATACTGAGGAAAGAGACATCGTGTGCTGGACTCTTCTCCACTttaaagcccaatttccactgggtccgtcagcggcacgttacagctgcgccgcggtcaccggagctgataggtaacactataatcaatgagagtatttccacagggagcgtgtcagcaacgtctcagcaacgtcccagcagcggctctccgcgccgcagcgctatcaatccgcagcatttctatttttcacggacacgtttctaactcgcgacaagctcaacagagcagattgcaccagacaggaagtcagacacagaatcggcataataaaacttccgtcccctttcaaaataaaacacaatgcgcagatcacaacctcacatccacattacgtcataaccggtggccccaggtcagTAGGCAATCGATCAAAGGGTCTCGTTTCACgtccgagaagcaaagaaaccagttgtttcttgttgttgactttatacacccagttcgcgGGATCTCGCGGTCTGGCGATTATCGCGTGATCTCGCGGGAATCCTGCTGGCTCgcaaggcaccgctccgctgctgtaacgctcccggtgtgagttgacgctgggtagaggacggagctaaactgtggcgcagctgtaaggtgccgctgacggacccggtggaaatcaaGGGTTAGCCATGCTCAGTTCCATTTACATTTCACTCCTGAATCCCTCTCTGCTATATGTATAGTGTTGTCCTCCTTAAGCTCTCTCATTCTGAAAAAAAGTACTCAGATCTTTTACTCAAATAAAAGAAGTAATAcgaaataaaaagttataagtaaaagtcctgcattgaAAATGTTCcgcctccgcctcctcctcatTTTGTTAATCTCATACAGACAGGAGACTGTAAGATGCgttcaaattcattcattaatgcagttaacttttttaaatgaccatTTATCTTATATGCCAATTATAtttcataatgtatttatttggataAAGGACAGCAGTTAGTGGTTTGGCACACAGTGTACTGGAGCAATCATGAGATTACCAAAGATTTCCAACCCTAATATATGTTCTATGATTGCATTATGATTATCGGTGCATTAATGTGTTCATATGGAgctaattttaatttatttaaatacattacttGACATACTGCTGACTAGCTTGTGAGTTCCACCCTTGAGGAACAATAAGGCCTTATTGATATATTAatatcataatttatttaatgattGTATTTTGTAATATTAATCGGAATCTGAAGTGTAACTattaactaaagctgtcagataaatgagTTGACAAAATGTATGAAGTTAGCTAATGCTAGCAAGTTTAGTTAACATTACATATCAAGAAGTTGGCTGTAAATACTCAATGTTATCAGATGAGGTTTGATTGGCCCACAGTGAtgactaaaactaaacattCAGACAGTTTAAGGTTATAGCAAAGGTGACAGAATTTGAACTTTGTGCATTTGTATAACATTTTGTATAACTGGCTTTGACAAACCTTACCCGagtaaacaaaataaaccacaaaacGATGAGGAAGTACAAGAGAAACCTGACACAGAACTGTGAAGCATGAGCCACAATATTCCCCATGTTTCAGGCTGGCGTCACTGGGACCACTGTGCAGGTGctcagaggaaaaaaactttGTCTTCTGAGCACCTGTGCTTCCTCTGTTGGGGCCTGTTTCACAGAGTTAGCCTGGATATCACCTGCTGAGCAATGAAAACATCTGGTCTATTGTACGCTGCCCAGCACAGAGATGCTGTGACTTGTAGATGGTTAACCACAGTGCACACTTGATTTTAGCTGAGTGCTACAGATTTAGAACACATCTGGTTACAGTGGTGGCCTATCTTTTCAGTCCATTAATGTCAGTGTACAGTCATAGACGAGAAGTTGCGATAGCTTTGTGGTTTTGCTCAGTTTGTTTCAGTTAGTGTGTGCACAGCATAATTCTGGTCTCTACACTTCTGCACAGAGTGAATGCAACACAGTCAGATTGGTTTAAAGGCTTATACAGTCAGTGTGAAAGGGACCCTGTTCTTCAAGGAATCAATGGGTTAATGAACATGTTACTGAGAGCCTGTTTCAGAGGCAACACCCTTCATTCATATGAGCACCCACTTTATACAGCACTAGAGTGTGACATATTGGGTGATTCCATCCAGCAGTTATTAAATATTAGGCCTGGTTGGCATAGAAAcagctctcttttttctctttgttgatGCTGTAGAGgcatattttgtttgtgtgtgtgtgcagaactAAAACTTAAATCagtaaagttgtgtttttgcCCCCTGGTAATTTTTTGTGCTTGATTTCCGATGCCTCATCCTCTCCCCCCTTCGCTCTGTTTAAGTGTGAGTAGATCAGACAGCCCGTCTTATGCCTTAAAAGGCTCGATCGCAGCTCGGCCGAAAACGTGACGAGCTCTGTAATTTGAAACGTGCAGTATATACGGACGCTCCTAGTCTGCTGTGCTAACAGTATTCAGTTGCAACACAGAAGATGAGGGTTTCCCCaagctctgctcctctcctcgtctcccccccccccccccccctccctgccTCACTCCTTCCCCCCagtctcctcccctccctccagtGACACAAGTGGAGAGAATACTTACCTAACTGCGCTGTTGTTATTCAGCCTGCATTTGGCTGCCTTCCTTCTGTGTCTCCCACTGTGGTGTTTTTCTCCAAGTGGTGGTTTCTTTGTAAATGCTGAATTCAGACGTGACAGTTAgtatgtgtgcgcgtgtgtgtctgtgttttctttgtttcatgcATAAACCCATTATAGAATATTTCCATGACTGGGAAGTTGCAGTTAGATCTATTAATCTGCTCCTCTTGGGTGTGGCTCCAGTCTGCATATAGAAACATGTCTGGAAACTGAGACAGAGGAAGCCATTTTGTAACATAATACCCAACCGGTTTCATATGTAAACAATTAGACGAGTTAAAAGCACAAATCACGGTGGTGTCATGTTGCGCTCGAGattagtgtgtctgtgttagaTGAGAGAAAGCAAGTGAAATAACCAGTTTGTTGCactttctcttcctgtctgcaggTTTGGAGGGGCGCCCCCTCTTGGCATGGCCAGAGACTTATGTGTACCTCCGCTGCTCCAGAAGGTAAGTGCTCACTACCTCTCAGTTCATTCACCCAGCTAATAACAGGCGCTGTGCTCGTACCGTAGCCCTTTATGACTGTCCATATGTGCCGCAGCAGCTCTGAGGTGTAACTCATCCAGAAGCTTGGGTTTCCCTTTTTAGAGTACAACCCCAAATCCAGCTTCTACCCCAGTCCGAGAGACATTAGTCCTGTGCAAGAGAGGAATTCTGCATTGATCAGACAGCGGAGACTCATTTTGAGTTAACAGCCAGTAGAAATTAATATGGaatatgcaggtgtgtgtggggtgtgtgtgcGGGGATTAGAAGAAGTTCAGCAGCATTACAGAACATGctgaattgattttaaagtgaGCTTTAATAGCTGTGGGATCGGAGCACACATAGGCACAGGATCGTCATGCCTTCAGCGATGTGTCTGTGATGACAGGATAGTGGGGGACAAAGGGAACAGGTGCAGGCACACAACAGCCCAGATACTCGGGGCTAGGTTTCAAATTGTCACTGTAATAGGAGAAATGGGTGAAAATGAAGTGCCTGTGCCTCTATGGTttttgaaaatgatgaagaCACTGTTGAAACTGTGCCCTGCTGGCACTGCCTGTGCTAGCAGGTGATGTTTCTCTTGTTGGTGCGGGCCCAAGCAGAGATCTGCTGATTCACTGCAGTGGTCCTGGGGAGGAGGTAGAGGGTTTTGGGTGCAGCAGCAACAAGGCAGCTTGGATAACCTCCACTGTGGCATTAGGGGCCACTCATGATAATGGTATAAGCTGTGCAGGCTCATTATAACCAGAGGTTGGTATGGACTAATAGGGCTACATTacagatcattattattattatgccaaaaaaaaacaaagtgttacTGAACAGAACAGTGGCTCAACTGTTTGGGACCAAAATGGCAATTTTTATAGTTTCGCTACAACAAAAAGCTCTACACACATTTATCACCATACAGTATAAACTTGAGAGTGTTGGGAGTAGATTCTGTTCATTTCATGCCATGACAAACCTTTCAAGAATTAGATAAATTGTGTTGTGTTCCTGAAGGTATTTGTGATTGTCAGTCCTATCACACGAGCATCATTAGGGGTGTTTTTAAGCCTTTCTAAGGGGATAAGACATATCAATATTTGGCATCAACTAATCGACATCACAGTTCCATGAGGGAAAGGTTAGTATCTACTGTATTGATCCTCAGGATCTGACAGTCTAAAGAGGGCCAATTTTTGACAAATAGCACTCTGAGTATTTCGATATCTACTTGTACCTTCTTTCTAGCATGTGTGTAGTATGCTGATCAATGAGATTTAGTCATGTGTTGCGTTTAATGTGAACAGTCCAGTTCAGGGCTGCTGCTTGCTGTTAAACACCTCCGTCaggtgatgctgctgctgcactgccCCCTGCTGGGTCTCTAACCACACTCCTGGAAATTCAAATGAATGCCctatttttgaaaaattaaaGTACCCTTTGAAAGTTAGCAACACTGGATTAGCAGACTCTGCAGGTTTTGTGGTGTTGTTGTAGATGATGATTGGGTCAGCCGGTGCCATCCAAGCAAACTGCtcaaattaaaagtgttaatGTGCCAAACATTATTACTGATAACCTCAGTTACTTGAATCAGAGGGAGTATAGTACATAAAAGCTCTTTTCCATGGTTCATCTAAGACCTTAGCTTAGGgtgtcatttcacattttctgcttttgtgacattttgtcaTGATTCCCGTTTTCTTGCCTGCAACCCCCTCAGAGGTGACAGTGGTGTATCAGAACGGGCTGCCAGTGATCTCAGTCAGTTTGCCGTCCAGGCGAGAGCGCTGTCAGTTCACCCTCAAGCCTCTCAGTGACTGTGTAGGAGTTTTCCTGCAACAGCTCCAGGCGGAGGACAGAGGCATCGACCGGGTAGCCATCTACTCCACAGGTATGCTCACTAACACAAGTACATCTTCATTTACCCCATCAGGTTACACATATAAATGCCCTTAGGTGCTTTCAAGTGTATTTTGTTAAgtgttcctgctgctgctgcagttcaGGACCAGAATTTATCACCTCTGCATTTTCCATGAAATATTTTTACGGCCCTCATCCCTCTCTGTGGCTTCTTTAACAACTGATCTAATCTTAGTGTGTAAGTGCATCAGCATCCCCCTCTCATGGTGATCAGGACAGAAACAAGCCTGATTAGTAAGAGAGGTGAAGGGTGTATGAAGTGGCCACCCATCAGCGCTGCATTTCTATTAACACCTCCCTTTTGTCCccatttgtctctctctttctccagaTGGAGCGAGAGTTGCCTCCTCCACAGGTATAGACATCCTGCTGCTGGATGACTTCAAGCTTGTCATCAATGACACCACACACCTCGTGCGGCCACCGAGGAGAGGTGAGGACTTGCTAAGAAAAAGCAGAGCCTGCACTGTTTACTCTTGTGTCGCTCCCTCGCTGTCAGGGTCGCTACCAATAAGAGGAAAGAGTGGTTTGTTGATAGAAGTTCATATTAAAGTCTGTTGTTGTTAATTTGTTtgcatttctttgtgtgtgtgtgtgtgtgtgtgtgtgtgtgtgtgtgtgtgtgtgtgtgtgtgtgtgtgtgtgtgtgtgtgtgtgtgtgcgcgtgcctCAGACCTGCTGCCCCatgaggagggggagaggcTGAATGATGTCAAGTTTCTGGTGCAGCAGCTATACACCACCCTGCGCATCGAGGAGCACCAACTCGGCAAAGAACGTGAGCTGATTGGACGACTGGAGGACCTCAACTCTCAACTCCGCCCCCTAGAGAAGGTCTGACTTCCTTAACATGGTCAACAATTTGGATTTTCTAGTTGCTGGTGACTGTTCTTTAGACACTctaaacattttgtgaaagtatttataatgtgttaattaatgagctttagaggtgttagTAGGTGGATTTTATTACTTCTGGACAGAACCATGCAATCTGTTTCCCGccgtttccagtctttatgttaaGATAAACTGACAGGCTGCTGGTGTTAGTTTCATATCTATTGCATACAATTGCAAATATATTGAAGAAGATCTGACCAGTGGAGCTATCATGGTTATAGCTGAGTGGAATATGAGAGATTACAGCAGGACGGCTAATCTTGTGTTAATTAAGTTTTAATCAGCAACTGGTGCTTAGTGTTTTTGTGCTGAATATCCATAATGTGATTTTGGGGGAATTATTGCGCTTGTTTTTCAtgagatgtttttaataaacactGATTTCTGTTGTATGTGTTACTGTTTCCTCTTGCTTTATGCGTAGGTGAGGGAGGAGTTGAGTAAGAAGGCAGAGCGGCGTACCACCTGGGTGCTGTGGGGCGGCATGGCGTACATGGCCACCCAGTTTGGCATTCTGGCCAGACTGACCTGGTGGGAGTACTCCTGGGATATCATGGAGCCCGTCACCTACTTCATCACCTACGGCACTGCAATGGCCATGTACGCCTACTTTGTGCTCACACGCCAGGTAAGACAAAAGGAAATGCAAAACatgtacatattttatattatgacACTCTCAGTTACTTCCTGCactaaatattcatatttttttagctATTTAAAAGTATGATCTGGTGATAAATCACTAAGTTTAACTCCAGGGACAGGGAGTTCCATTCGATATTGGATTTCTCACTAGTGTGCTCTAGTCCAAGAACTAGAAATCAGAATATGGAGGACATATTGATAAACTGGTTCCTCTTACAATGtgctctgtctttgtgtcttcaTAACCTGCAGGAGTACATTTACCCCGACGCTAGAGACAGACAGTATCTGCTGTTCTTACACAAGGGGGTGAAAAGGACACGCTTCGATGTTGAGAAGTACAACAAGCTGAAGGATGATATCGCTGAGGTACAGTCGCTTGGTGAAATCTGGGTGTTTTGTTATGTAAAATGCTGAAGCCACACTGTAGATTCACACATTTCATAGTTTCCTACATGGCTTTGTAACCGCTGTACATAGACCTACTTTCATACCAAACACACGTCacatttgtctctctctttctctccctgtcgACTCTCCAGGTGGAGTTGGATCTGAAGCGTCTTCGGGACccgctccagctccagctcccaGTTCAGCAGTTCACCGCCGATAAAAATTGATGGGAAGAAtgactctctcctctctcagttCCTACGaatcccccccccacccccccaccccttcctaACCCCTATATCCCCTCCCTCTGTCCAACAACCCGcccctccctttttcctcccaaTATCaaaccctccctcctccccatACCTCCCACACCCAATAAGCCCATCCCCTTCTGACTGTGGGagttagtttttttcttcctttttttcttcctttttttccctttttttccttttttctttttttctttttactttcctcTTAAAAAAACTCCAGCTGGAATTTCAAGTGAAAACCGCTAAAACACAAAGGATGGTGAGAATACCGGGAACTGAAAAACTCTCACAGCCTGAAGGATGGTGAGGATGATGAAAAGGAtgacgacgacgatgatgatgatgattatgatgatgatgatgatgatgatgatgatgatgatggaatTAAACTGGGCACTAGGGAAATGCCTCAAGTCTCCAGAGGGACAGCCTGCAGGGAACTCTAGGGGGGGACGCCTCTTCTCGTGATACTCCAGGACAGAGGACACTCAGAGGGACAGCCAttgttgggtgtgtgtgtgtgtgtgtggaggactTTCAGGTTACACTGGGACACCGACCCTGGTCATTCTGGGGGTCGACACAGCAGTGTACAGCAGTCCTGCATCTCCTTGCAGTCAAACTGTCGACACACACACTTGGCTGGGGCAGGCTCTAGGAAGAGTCTCTATCCCACATATTAAAGTTTACATGGAA encodes:
- the mcu gene encoding calcium uniporter protein, mitochondrial isoform X5 produces the protein MPASGTSCREKRVKEVLSAPFTRQTVRRAHGLRSAAHSTLFSQPPTALSPQVWRGAPSWHGQRLMCTSAAPEEVTVVYQNGLPVISVSLPSRRERCQFTLKPLSDCVGVFLQQLQAEDRGIDRVAIYSTDGARVASSTGIDILLLDDFKLVINDTTHLVRPPRRDLLPHEEGERLNDVKFLVQQLYTTLRIEEHQLGKERELIGRLEDLNSQLRPLEKVREELSKKAERRTTWVLWGGMAYMATQFGILARLTWWEYSWDIMEPVTYFITYGTAMAMYAYFVLTRQEYIYPDARDRQYLLFLHKGVKRTRFDVEKYNKLKDDIAEVELDLKRLRDPLQLQLPVQQFTADKN
- the mcu gene encoding calcium uniporter protein, mitochondrial isoform X4; the encoded protein is MPASGTSCREKRVKQEVLSAPFTRQTVRRAHGLRSAAHSTLFSQPPTALSPQVWRGAPSWHGQRLMCTSAAPEEVTVVYQNGLPVISVSLPSRRERCQFTLKPLSDCVGVFLQQLQAEDRGIDRVAIYSTDGARVASSTGIDILLLDDFKLVINDTTHLVRPPRRDLLPHEEGERLNDVKFLVQQLYTTLRIEEHQLGKERELIGRLEDLNSQLRPLEKVREELSKKAERRTTWVLWGGMAYMATQFGILARLTWWEYSWDIMEPVTYFITYGTAMAMYAYFVLTRQEYIYPDARDRQYLLFLHKGVKRTRFDVEKYNKLKDDIAEVELDLKRLRDPLQLQLPVQQFTADKN
- the mcu gene encoding calcium uniporter protein, mitochondrial isoform X1; the protein is MESSAGSSSVFTNSRADRGVGQLLLSPPLLLPPSHCWRGFNLSQEVLSAPFTRQTVRRAHGLRSAAHSTLFSQPPTALSPQVWRGAPSWHGQRLMCTSAAPEEVTVVYQNGLPVISVSLPSRRERCQFTLKPLSDCVGVFLQQLQAEDRGIDRVAIYSTDGARVASSTGIDILLLDDFKLVINDTTHLVRPPRRDLLPHEEGERLNDVKFLVQQLYTTLRIEEHQLGKERELIGRLEDLNSQLRPLEKVREELSKKAERRTTWVLWGGMAYMATQFGILARLTWWEYSWDIMEPVTYFITYGTAMAMYAYFVLTRQEYIYPDARDRQYLLFLHKGVKRTRFDVEKYNKLKDDIAEVELDLKRLRDPLQLQLPVQQFTADKN
- the mcu gene encoding calcium uniporter protein, mitochondrial isoform X2, whose translation is MESSAGSSSVFTNSRADRGVGQLLLSPPLLLPPSHCWRGFNLSEVLSAPFTRQTVRRAHGLRSAAHSTLFSQPPTALSPQVWRGAPSWHGQRLMCTSAAPEEVTVVYQNGLPVISVSLPSRRERCQFTLKPLSDCVGVFLQQLQAEDRGIDRVAIYSTDGARVASSTGIDILLLDDFKLVINDTTHLVRPPRRDLLPHEEGERLNDVKFLVQQLYTTLRIEEHQLGKERELIGRLEDLNSQLRPLEKVREELSKKAERRTTWVLWGGMAYMATQFGILARLTWWEYSWDIMEPVTYFITYGTAMAMYAYFVLTRQEYIYPDARDRQYLLFLHKGVKRTRFDVEKYNKLKDDIAEVELDLKRLRDPLQLQLPVQQFTADKN
- the mcu gene encoding calcium uniporter protein, mitochondrial isoform X3 gives rise to the protein MAAKVCRSVLLLSRSSGAVAGSLPALVVSSQRHHQHIRPQEVLSAPFTRQTVRRAHGLRSAAHSTLFSQPPTALSPQVWRGAPSWHGQRLMCTSAAPEEVTVVYQNGLPVISVSLPSRRERCQFTLKPLSDCVGVFLQQLQAEDRGIDRVAIYSTDGARVASSTGIDILLLDDFKLVINDTTHLVRPPRRDLLPHEEGERLNDVKFLVQQLYTTLRIEEHQLGKERELIGRLEDLNSQLRPLEKVREELSKKAERRTTWVLWGGMAYMATQFGILARLTWWEYSWDIMEPVTYFITYGTAMAMYAYFVLTRQEYIYPDARDRQYLLFLHKGVKRTRFDVEKYNKLKDDIAEVELDLKRLRDPLQLQLPVQQFTADKN